In Festucalex cinctus isolate MCC-2025b chromosome 1, RoL_Fcin_1.0, whole genome shotgun sequence, the sequence ATTTATGTGTTGCAACCAAGGGATAATGATAAATACATACTGTACGTATTGTTTTTAACTTTGGCATCTGTCAATTAGTGTTAATCAGAAGGCCTATTTCTATGTATGTCTGTTACATCTTTTTACAGTAAAATAACTCTTTGGAGACAGACTGCagcaaatgtgtgtgtatggAAACGTTGCCAAGTATGTTGTAACAAAAAATAGAGCTAAGCTAGtcatttaaacatttaatattttgttgtaaTGTATCAAATGCTTAGTTAATTTAGAACAATTTCATATAAATCCTCATTCTAATCTAATCGATGAATTTCCTCATGATTCAATTTTACTTCTATTTCTCTTGCtcttacagtatttatttccatttatatacagCACCTTCTATGATACTGACCTACATAATTATGAAATTTTGCTTAGCTGATCACTACTGTTCTCCTGCAAGTGACTGACTAAGTTGTGGCTGCCATCATGTGGAGACAAATTGAAAGTGTACAGTATATTGTTAATTGCATACATTTCCAATTCCAGATGGAATTAATTTTACAATTACCAATAAATGTTCAAGTCCAGATCATTTTAGCCTTTATATTTGTAAAACTCATTAACACTTGCATATTTCATAGGGGGGCCTAATTGAAGGTGTCAAAACTGAACAATATAAACTACCGTAATTAAGCACTCAGGAAGAATGAGCTAAACTTGTCACGTCAGGGGTGTGGTACGTGTTGGACCCAAATGAAGGGAAGCAGGACAAGGAGGCCAAGAATGCGGTCCAAAAAATGtttaccaaacaaaaacaattaggCAAAAATGATCTACAAACtaagaaaccaaaacaacaaagtccaaaagggtTGATCAGAACTGGCAGCATGAcaggaggaaaatgacaatgaattgacgcagacagaggggagacaagagactaaacacacacacactaattgacacaacgagacacagctgggcaaggcacaagtggcagagggtgctgattggttgacacattaggAAGGGCAGGccaaaacacaggtggacataatgcttgacaagatggaggcacacaaggacaacaaaacaaaacacagatcaggGATGAAACTTAAGGAAACATGAGGATAAACCTGAACCATGAcaacagtaaaacaaaaaactaaccaaaatcCAACCCAAACCATAACAAACTAGTCATTGTTTTTGCAGATAggtattttacattttcattagaTGTATCAAGTTATGAGTTGTTTCCACATACGTTTACATCTAAATGTGTTTTCCCTGTTTATGTGCAGGTATCCAGTCTGGATTTGTCACTCTGCCGCGACTCTCTCGCCTTGACCGGCCGTTTCTAGATGGAGAACACAGAGTGTCTCTGCGGGAACGAAACGGCAAGACAGTGACCCGTTCTGACTCCCTCACCTCCTTCACGTTGGACCTCGGCCCCTCCCTGATGACCGAGATGCTGGGCTTGTTTGACAACCCCAGCTACCTCCAGACGGCCAGCCAGGTTGCCGCCGctaaggaggaggagaaaaaggATGCTGAcgacgaagaggaggaggatgaaagATCTCTAACAGTGACATTTGTGAGCCCTGCTGTGAGTTCGACAAACTCCTCAGTGCGCAGCGGGTCATTGAGGAGGAACGTGAACAGTAAGGAGCACTCTTGTAGGAGCAGCTGGACAGAGGAAGACAGGAGGTCAGTTGCTGAGTCCTCCAAATCCCCTCCGAGGTCTCCTCCCAAACAGGACGCTGCCATGGAGTCGGAGCGCTTCCAGAGGGCAGCTGATGTGCTGTCTCGACATTATGGTGGAGAGTCCGTCACAAAGATGAGTCCTCCTCTTTCCAAAACAGTGTACACTTTCtctgaagaggaagaagaaattAAAGTCTAGATGGAAAGTCAAGGACTATGTATATTCACTCTGCAATAATCTTGCTGCCACCATTTTATACAACTTATTTAAGCTATTGAAATAgttacataattattttttttgtaattacttgGATTGGAGATTTAGCTTGGTTAGTGTAAATGAATTAAAAGGGATTCGCACACTTCATTGCATAATACTTTAGGATAAATACAAGCAATTTACACATTTGAGTTATGTTCTTGTTTGAAAAATGTTAGCAGACATATTCCGTTCATATGTTTACTTttacaataaaacacaaataatatGTTCCAAATTGTTGTTGGCTTAATAAACTTTCTTTCAAAATATTTGCTCACTTGGTTCATAAAGTGTCATGGTTTGGATtgagttttgattagttttgttgtttgtttctatCATgggtttggtttttgttttgatttagttTCTTTAGTCAGTCAttatctgtgttttgttttgtgatcCTTGTGCATCTCCCTTGGTCTCATTAAGTGTAATTCTGCCCttgtgtgtcaaccaatcagagccctcatccacttgtgtcttacccagGTGTTTCTCGTTGTGTTATTagcgggtgcgtgtgtgtgtgtgtgtgtgtgtgtgtgtgtgtgtgtgtgtgtatagtttctagtctcccctctgtctgcgtgGATGTTTCCTCCTGTCATGCTGCCGCTTTTTTTGCCCTATCGTTCCATCTATgtcttgcctcttttttttttttttttttttgcctttgttgttttatttcgagtgtggatggttgttcgtctctgcgtcccctgcgattggctggcaaccagtccagggtgtaccccaaagcccagctgagataggctcctgcaccccccacgacccttgtgaggaataagcggtcaagaaaatggatggatggatggatgttttatttCCTGGCCAGTACTTTGTTTCCTTGTTTTGGTATTCTTTGTTTGGACTTTATTGCTGCCTCCTCACCCTGCCTGTTATgttctgaaggttggatcccaaaagcgcaaacacaaataagattttaactctttgttcGCATAACATCCatcgtagaacaaacttgactagacgagaaacaatgagaatgcattgaGAATAACGAGATGCCAAgaccccttgggctgcggagatgcacagaggaacagtggtaatcatccgacaaacacacacttctcgattggcttaaatagacagtgaattgatcggattggctgtggttaGACATGTggataacaggactgacatggaattatctgattggctgttgatcaagtaaagagattaaagattcttgacatcacatagctcctgacaacacatagcgtttttccagttgaaaccagatgatggttacatcagtttaaaacctcacggtcatgacccaaacctgGCATGACCCCGTCATGACACTGCCTCCCTGCACTTTGGTCCACAACCACCACCTCATCCCATCAAAACATAACAAAGTACGTAGTAAAGCCTATGGCTTTACTCCAACTGTATACAGTGtgccctcgctataacgcggttcacatTTTGCGGCCTTGCTGGTTTGTGGAttgtttttagtgcaattttgcatgcattttttttacaatgatgataCCTATCTCATAAAAttgatgaaggtttgaacattgagaatgtttaaaatcagtgaaatgtgacaaaatgtaaaatcctcgatgagaaaagtataaactgtgtggtgaggggtttttgacccttaaaacatttacagtataataaatgtaaaacataaagctaacttctTCACGGATTAAATTTATTACAGGTGTTTAAATCATTTGCATTTAGGCCTATTTAGCCAGCACAACCCGTGTCTGCTGAATATTTGAGAACATTAGGACAGttccagctcacccatgacaATAAGGATAAagggtatagaaaatggatggatagatgttcTGACATGCAATATCAAAATTTACTAATGATGCACAGTACCCAcagattattcttatttttaaataataaatttctcCTGACTAATAGTCAGCCCAAGTACTTATAAGGGAAGACAACCCAACAATgattttgacaataatgttctatgcattgacaataatgttctatgcagccccactaatctaaacatggtattctgattaatattgagtTTGTGGAATTTTAAAGATTGATCTAAATCGTGCACGCTACACCAATGTCCAGATGAGTATAGCCTACTGCAACCGCACTTACCGGGGTGACCACCATGCACGAGCTTGATAAAGAGGCTGCTGTTATGCTTTagaccagaggtggcagtcacgagtaaaaatgtgacaaactccgcaaaatccacccatttttattcatctcagggaCCCATTATGCTACTTACTtttaactaaaaatgacatcatagtcgctcaggtaatgaccaatcatggctcacctgtttcctgatgCTGAGCTGatcggtcgttacctgagccctgagaaactgtgatgtcatttccattcgacagcatgtggcaaaatggctgccctctgagatggataaaaattggtGAATTTTGCTTCTTAACTTGTATTCCACAAATAGCAATCTTAATTAGTTTGCAGTGTTTAGATAAGTGGGTAAGGTGGGATTGGGTGGAGGGTGCAGGgttcacatacaacatattgtaaagaaaatgtttgggttgacttcccctttaatgtaGTTGAGCTTGATCTATTATAAAGAGATTATATTataaagagacacatttttctctaataataataaaaaaagacagagaTACAAGATGCAAATCATACTTTAATGTCAATTTGGTGTTTAGAGCTTGGCATGAATTGAATGGCTTGGTCCAAGCAGTCTAGTAGaaattagattttaaaaatgaacttttgttgttgttgttgtttggagaTGGCCTTGGCTCTTGAGTTGGTGAAGAGAAATaaaggtgggggaaaaaattatttgacAAAGTAGGGAAGAATACAAGTTGAATTTGCTTCAAAATTGGGAATACTAACATTTAATTGACAAAAAATCTCCCAATTCAGTCTAAATTGATATCTTAACAGATTTTCATGCAGGTAACTTTGAAGTCTCCTGTGACTCTGACATAGTTGATGACTGCCGTGTCAACACGGTTAGGAAACAGGATTTGACGTCCATCAGGAAGTTCGACTTCAAACATGTCACCAGTGAGCTTCAACGCTATCTGTAACAGAAAATATACTGAGGTTAACCCTTAAGAAGtccttttaagaaaaaaaaaaaagagcaaataacTTGTAGGTCCTGGCAAGTTTAATGTTCTAGTCACAGTGTCAGACTATCTCACCTTAACGTGAGTGCCTCTGTGCAGGGGGTTGTGTATTTCCCTTTTCTCTTCACCCCAGCAACCGGCAAACTTTTTGTTAACATATGTTTTATTGAGCAGAAAACAAAATAGTACAGTACAAATTCCAATAAAGAAAGTAGTATGCATCTGCAcatttatattaataaaaaaaaaaaaaaaaaaaaaaaaaactacttaagaaaaaggaaaaaaaacaaacaaacaaacagacaaaaaaaacaaacaaaaaaaaaaaaacaacaacaaaaaacaacatccaGCTGCCTATCTGTCCCAACATACATAAAAATCACTTGTGTAAAAAGAAACACATGCCCAAACCTCACATGTTACAGGTGAAGATAATCACAGAGTGGTTGCCATATTTTGGTAAAGGATGAGAGATTATCAGAGAGAATGAATCGTATCCTTTCCAGATGAAGTGTGTTTGTAAGATCTCTTAGCCAGTGTCTTGGTGATGGTGTGTCCTTCTTTTTCCAGTGGATTAGAAGCAATCTTTTTGCAATTACAATACAGTAAGAAACGAAACAACGTTCTGCATGACTCAAGTTTACAATGTTATCAGAACATCCAAAAATAATCACCAAAGGTTCAGGTTCCAACTGATTATGAAGGATTTCAGACATCATTTCAAAAATTTCCGTCCAGAATCCACGAACCTTCGGACACAGAACAAAACTATGACTGAGAGTGTCCTCTGACAAAGAACATTTCACACAAGTGGAGGACACCTCTGGATAGATGGCATGTAACCTTGCTCTAGAGAAATGAAGGCGATGCAATACCTTAAACTGGATTAAACAGTGCCTTGCATTACGAGAGCATCTATTAATATACTTCAGGCTTTCTTCCCATTGTACCTCTGTGATGGTCACACCTAATTCTTCCTCCCACTTTGATTTTAATAACACAGACTTAACTGGCTCCAACAATAACAAGTGAGCATAGATACGAGAAATTAGCTTCTCTGAATTCGGGTCAAATGTAAGGCATATATCAAGATAGGTGGGGGCACAAGCCTCGTTGTCAAGCTGATGTCTCCTCACATAATCCCTTATCTGTAGGTATCTGAAAAAATCACAACTTGGAAGGTTGTACTTTTCTTGAACCTGCTTAAATGAGCCAAATCCCCCCTCAAAGTATAAGTCACGAATGGTGTGAATACCATTTCGTCTCCAAGTTTTAAATGTGTGGTCTAAAAGTGATGGTTTGAAGGATGGATTCTCTGCAATTGGAATGATCAGCGATAGCGACTTGaccttaaaatgtgtttgaatttgtttaaaaattcgtaTAGTATTATGAATCATAACACTGTCCTGGTATAGTGTCTTTCCAGTTGGTGTAGGAGACAGAAGAAGAGCGCCCAATGAATAAGGTCGGCAGGCCTCCAGTTCCATTTCCAGCCACGAGAGACACTCCATACTTTTACCAATCCAAAAATTCATAAGCCGAATATGTGAGGCCCAATAGTACTTCAAGAAGTCTGGGAGTGCCAGTCCCCCTTCTTTTTTAGGTTTGCTAAGATGTCGTCTGGCAATTCTATGTACTTTGTAACCCCATAAGAATGGAATAATAATAGAATttaatcgtttaaaaaaagatttcgGCAGAAACACTGGAAGgttctgaaataaataaagaatttggggtaaaaaaatcatttttatagcaTTAACCCGACCAATCAATGAAATAGGAAGCATGTCCCAGAAAGTTATATCTGATTGCAATTTAGACATTAAAGGTGAAAAATTTTCCTTAAATAGAGAAGTATAGTGTTTTGTCACTTGAATCCCTAAGTATGTAAATTGATTCCAGGTGATACTGAAAGGTTGACTTTGTAACCAAGTGGAATTGATCACGCGTACAGGCAAGAGTTCACTCTTATTCAAGTTTATCCGATATCCGGAGAACGAGCCAAACAAGTTTATTTTACTCAAAAGAGCAGGGATGGTGGTTTCTGGTTGAGTGATAAATAGCAGCACGTCATCTGCATATAGCGAAATTTTATTTGATGTGTTCTCTGTGTCAAAACCAAAAATTGACGGGTCCGAGCGAATGCTTTCTGCAAGCGGTTCAATTGCGAGAGCAAAAATTAAAGGAGACAGGGGACAGCCCTGTCTTGTTCCCCTATGTAAAGTAAAACGTGGAGAGAATATTCGGTTCGTAAAAACCCGAGAGGATGGGTTGGTATATAACAATTTAACCATTAAGATAAAATTATCACCAAGTTTATACCTGTGTAAGATTTCAAATAAGTACGACCATTCTATTTGGTCAAATGCTTTTTCAGCATCTAATGACAAAACTGCTAGGTCCTTGTTAAGTCCAATTTTAGAATATATAATGTTAAACAGTCGTCTAAGATTAGAAAAAGAATTCCTCCCGGGTATAAATCCGGTCTGGTCAGGGTGCACCAGACGAGTCAGAAACGGGCTCAATCTGTTAGCTAAGACTTTAGAAAATAATTTCCCATCTAGATTCAATAAAGAAATAGGCCGATAAGAGCCCACCTCTTCACTATCTTTACCCTTTTTATGTATCACAGTAATAACTGCCTCTGTAAGTGTTGGCGGAAGGACCCGATCCAGAAGAGCTTGAGTAAATGTTTTGTGGAGATATGGGCTTACAACATCACTATATTTTTTATAGAACTCACTCGGAATTCCGTCTGGTCCGGGAGCACGATTATTCCTCATTGAAGTAATAGCTTTTTGTACTTCATCAAGAGTAATTTCAGAATTCAATTGCTCTATGTCGCTTTCCTCCAAATGGGGAAATGAACAACTGTCTAGAAATTCCGTCATTACTTTGGGTTCTGTATCATGTTTGGAAATATACAAATTTTGATAGAACTGGAAAAATCTACTGTTAACATCTCTTGGGTCTGTGAGAACCTGGCCATTAGTGGATTTAATAGAATATATTGAACGGTCATTTTCTTGTTTCCTAAGCTGCCTCGCCAGGAGTTTATGTGGTTTATCACCGaggtcaaaatatttttgttttgtatacatAAATGCTTTACAAATCTTTTCGGAGAGGAGAACATTATATTCAAATTTTAATGCAACTATCTTTTTGTATAATTCACTGGAGGGCGCTTTGGCATTCTTCTTATCCAAGTCTTTAATTTTTTGGTCAAGTTCTAAAAGTttggctttatttttatttttcctggcAGACTCAAATGAGATGACCACGCCTCGTAAATAGGCTTTGAAGGCTTCCCATAGAGTTGCAACAGAAGTTTCCTGGTTATCATTGATATCAAAGTACAAAGAGATTtgattttgtaaataattacaGAATTCTTTATCACTTAACAACAATGGGTTAAATCTCCAAGACCGTTGtggttttgttatattttgaaaattcaaagTACATGTCAAAGGACTATGATCCGAAATCACAATATTATGATATTTAGTATGAAGAATATGTGGCAACAATTTTGCATCGACAAGAAAATAGTCTATTCTGCTATATGAGTTATGTCTTGTTGAGTAAAATGAATAATCCCTACCGGTAGGGTTCATCGCTCTCCAGATATCGGACAGACCCGAATTTTCCATAaatgtattcagaaatacacttgaattatttttagcctGTTTTGTGGATGAAGACCTATCAAGATAAGGGTCAAGCACACAATTGAAATCTCCTCCAATGACAATATTAGTCTGTGATACATCTGGAATGAGTCCCATGACTGTCTTAAAGAATGATGGATTGTCTACATTGGGTGCATAAATGTTTAACAGGGTAAGGGGTAGAGAAAAAAGTTCACCAATAACAATCAGATATCGACCATCTTTGTCAGATATTGTCTGTTTATGAATGAACGGAAATCCTTTTTTCATCATAATGGCAGTCCCCCTTGATTTAACAGGGAAGGAAGAATGATATACGTTTCCAACCCATCTACTTTTCAACCTTAcatcagatttatttttaagatgcgTCTCTTGTAAAAATACAATATCTGGGTTTAATGACTTGAGATGGGATAAAACCTTGCCCCTTTTAATAGGATTGTTCAGACCACGAACATTCCAAGTAACCAGGGTCACAGTTCTTCCTGAATTCAGATTACCTTGTGCTGACATAAATGACTATGAAGTATATGTATCTTAATACTGGGCATGTGAACAACAAAATTAGAACCATAAGGCAGCTGGATACCCCGACcctcccaacaacaacaacataacatcAAACATAATAACAAACTCAGCCAGGCTGAAAACAACAAGCCATGGCACGAACAAACTACAGGAAGCATTCaaatacaaacaacaaacaaaaataaatcaaataaaatagatcaaaacaaaattatagaGTAAACTTCCCTAACCAGTTACTGCTAACCTCTGTTAACCTagtaactaaaaccacccagtAGCTCGCCATATTCAAATAATATTTGTAATAATGAATGCTCAGtaacataaatgttttacaatgtatatgtaaaaaaaaaaaa encodes:
- the cdc42ep1b gene encoding cdc42 effector protein 1b produces the protein MSLGKLPGIKGLVSGSQERRRFKSDLSVDMISPPLGDFRHTMHVGRGGDVFGDTSFLSNYGGVREPGSPDSANSSKSTGFFTRTFRHIRKNSGPRGEVRDFSSPPPDISPIIKNAVSLPQLNIDSPNGCLQRLPNSISSTDSAICTYGIQSGFVTLPRLSRLDRPFLDGEHRVSLRERNGKTVTRSDSLTSFTLDLGPSLMTEMLGLFDNPSYLQTASQVAAAKEEEKKDADDEEEEDERSLTVTFVSPAVSSTNSSVRSGSLRRNVNSKEHSCRSSWTEEDRRSVAESSKSPPRSPPKQDAAMESERFQRAADVLSRHYGGESVTKMSPPLSKTVYTFSEEEEEIKV
- the LOC144004689 gene encoding galectin-2-like, translated to MSTKLEMSNVSLKVGDQLKIKGEILHDAQRFQIDLGNDSEDLALHFNPRFHDDTDGAVIVCNSKFAGCWGEEKREIHNPLHRGTHVKIALKLTGDMFEVELPDGRQILFPNRVDTAVINYVRVTGDFKVTCMKIC